GTCGGTCGGATCGAACGGTTCCTGCCAGAACACGTCGAGGCCGGCGCCGGCGATCCGCTCGTCTTTGAGCGCAGCCACAAAGGCGTCGTAGTCCAGCACCGGCCCGCGCGCGACGTTGATGATAAACGCGCCGGGCTTCATACGGGCGAACTCAGCAGGGCCGATCAGGCCGCGCGTCTCATCGTTCAGGGGGGGCGCGACAATGACAAAATCGGCCTGGCCCAGCACCTCGTGCAGGTCGTCGAGCCGGCCGTGAAAATCGACCCGGACGGCGTTTTCTTCGGGCGTGTCTTTGGGGCCGCGTTTGGAGATGGCCAGGATTTTGTCCATTTCAAAGCCGGCCAGACGGCGGGCAACCTCGCGGCCGATGCCGCCATAGCCGATGATCGCTGCGGTGCGGCCCTTGAGGGTGCGGCCCATGGGGGTGCCGAGCTTTTTTTGGGCGATACTCTCCTGAGCCCGGGGGTAGTGGCGGGCCAGGGCGAGCATGAAAAACAGGCTCAGTTCGGCCACCGATTCGGCATTCCCGGTGCCCGCGCTGGGCACATTGGCGACGTACACCCCGGCCTGGGTGGCGGCCGGAATATCGACCGAATCCAGCCCGGCACCGTACTGTTGGACCAGCTTGAGCGTTGGCGAGGTAAAGGCTGCCGGGCCGATTGGTGACACCGTTGGAATCAGCACATCGGCCTGCTGGGCCATCTCGGCGACCTGTTCGGGCGCGCAGTCCAACACCTCGTCGTCCGGTAGCTCTTTTTGCAGCCCGTTTCTGATATAGGCCAATCCCTGACGGCAGAAATAGATACGCATAGTCGTTCTTCCCTTGATCGTTGGGGGTGTGTGACAGATAATGAGCCGCCTGAGCACAAACGGAAGGAAGCCTGATCTCCGACCACAGGAATCTGTTATCACGCTTCCTTTTGAAGGAGGGGCCACTATGGATTACAGTCGTTATCATCACCTGAGCGCCGAACGCAAGGACAAGATTCTGACCCTGGCCTTTAACCGGCCGGACTCCTTGAACGCCATCAATGCCGAGCTACATACCGAACTGTCGCACATCTTTGCCGATATCGCCCACGACCAGGAGACCGAGGTGGTGATCCTGACCGGCAAGGGCCGGGCTTTCTGTGCCGGCGGCGATATCAAGTGGTTTCAGGACATGACCGGACCCCAGCTCGACGCCCTGTTCACCGAGGCGCGCAAGATCATCATCGACATGTTGGAGGTCGAGCAGCCGATTATTGCCGCGATCAACGGTCCGGCGACCGGTCTGGGAGCGACCCTGGCCCTGTTCTGTGACGTGATTTATGCCGCCGAAAACGCCAGGATCGGCGATCCACACGTCCGGGTCGGGGTCGTTGCCGGTGACGGCGGGGCGATCATCTGGCCGTGGCTGGTCGGCGCGGCCCGGGCCAAGGAGTTTCTGATGACCGGCGACCTGGTGAGCGCCGAGGAGGCCGAACGCATCGGGTTGGTGAACCACGTGGTGCCCAAGGAGGAACTGCTGGACCGGGCGACTGCGTTTGCCACCCGCCTGGCCAACGGTCCCAGCAAGGCGATTCGCTGGACCAAGGTGTCAGTCAATAAGATTCTGCGCGACACGGCCAACCTCGTCCTGGACACCTCTCTGGCTCTGGAGAAGCACTGCTTCCATACCGAGGATCATCAAGAGGCCATTCGTTCCTTTGTGGAAAAACGCGAGCCCAAATTCACCGGCAAGTAAAAGATAATCGCGATTTCATTTTCCATGATCGGTTATCACGATTCCTTTTTAAGGAGCCCCGATGAGCCAGACACCCAACCCGCTCGGCAGCCTGCTCGATTTCTCCGGCAAAACCGCTCTGGTCGCCGGCGTGCTGGACGAACACTCGATCGGCTGGCCAATTGCCAAGCTGCTCAACGACGGCGGGGCACGGGTCGCCCTGTCGATTCAGCGCAAAGCCGTGCGCCGCATGCTGGGGACGATCCCCGAGCAACTCAACAACCCGCTCATCCTGGAGTGCGACGTGAGCAAGGACGAACAGCTTGAGCGGCTGTTTGACGAGTTGGACCGGGAATTCGGTCGGCTCGATTTCCTCATTCACTCCGTCGCCTACGCCCCGCTGCAGTCTTTTCAGCAGCGTTTCCTGGACATCGGGCGGGCCGATTTTCAGCTGGCCATGGACGTCAGCGCCTACTCGCTGATCGGGCTGGCGCACGGCGCCTTTCCGTTGATGAAGGAGCGGGGCGGCTGCATCCTGGCCATGACCTATTATGCCGGCGAGAAGGTCATCCCCGGCTACCAGCTGATGAGCATCACCAAGGCGGCGCTCGACAATATCATCAGAAATCTGGCCTACGATCTGGCCCCCCACCGCATTCGGGTCAACGGCCTGTCGCCCGGTCCGACCGCCACCAAGGCCGGGACGAGTATCCCCGGCTTTGACATCATGCAGCACCACATGCAGCAGTTTGCGCCCCTGCAGGCGGAAATCCTGAACTCCGATACGGGCAAGGCCGCGCTGTTTCTGTGCAGTCCGCTGGCCGAGAAGATTACCGGGGAAATTGTCCACATTGACGGCGGCTATAACATTCTCGGCATGTCGGTCCAGCGGCCGCCGGTCGAATAAACAGGAGGAGACACTGTGCAGACTGTTGATCCTGGTACCGTCGGGATGGATCCCGAGCGTATTGAGCATCTGTTTGGGCATATTGAAAAGATGAGGGGCGAGAGCTGGCTGTTCGGCGGCGCCTTTCTGCTGGCTCGGCGCGGCAAGATCGTGGCCGCCCGGGGGGTCGGCCAGGTGGAACCGGAAACGGGCCGGCCGGCCAGGGTTGACGATATCTTCTGTCAGTTCTCGACCACCAAGCCGATCACCGCGACCATGTTGCTGATGAAGGCCGACCGGGGCGAGGTGCAGCTGTACGAGAAGGTGTCGGCCTATATCCCCGAGTTCGGGGCGGCCGGCAAACGGCATACTACGGTCGCCCAGGTGCTGACCCATACGGCCGGCTTCCCGACCATGCCGCTGGATTGGCCGATGGCCAAATGGGCCGACTGGGATGCGACCATCGCCCGGCTGTGCGCCCAGCCCCTGGAATACGAGCCGGGCGCGGCCGTCCACTACCACGCGCTGACCGGCTCGTGGATTCTGGCCGAGATCGCCCGGCGGGTGGACGGCGGCTCACGCAGTTTTGCCCAGATGTGCGAGGACGAGCTGTACCGCCCGCTGGGCATGCACGACTCCCACATGGGCGTCCGACCCGATATGCACGAGCGCCGGGTTCCGCTCCAGGCTCTGGACGAGGGTGGGGCGCCGTTTCCCCTGGCCTTTCTGGAAGCCTTCAACCGGCCCGAGATTCAAAGCGCGGCCATTCCGGGCGGGGGATCGTACTCAAGCGTGGGCGACATGGCTCGCTTCTACCAGATGTGGCTGAACCGCGGTGCGTTCGACGGCGTGCGGCTGCTGAGCCCGGCCATGGTCGAGCTGGCCACCACGATCCACACCGGAGACCTGGAGGATCGCCTGTTGGAGCCGATTCGGGTCGCCCGCCAGTGGCCCAAGGCGCCGGCCAACAGAGGGCTCGGCTTCTGGCTGCGCGGCAGCGGGATTTTCCCCACCTACTTTGGCTCCCTGGCCTCGCCGCGTACCTTCGGCCACGCCGGCGCGAGCAGCATCATGGCCTGGGCCGACCCGGCCCGCGAGCTGATTTTTGTCGGCATGACGAGTGGGCTCATCGAGGAGCCCCGGAGCATCACCCGCTGGCACGTCCTGTCCGACCTGGCCCAGGCGTGCGTGGTGGAATGATGGCAGATACACCGACACGGCGTGCGCTGGTCCTGATCGGGCTGCTGCTGGCAGGGCTGGCGGCCGGAAACTACGTGCTCTTACCCGCTGGTGCCGCCGTCGTGTACTTTGTCGGCGCTCCCCTTGTGGTGGCACTCCTGCTGCTGCTGATACTACCGCGGCTGCTTACCGCAGAGCGCGAGCCGCCGGCGCCGAGCGCAGTTCCGGCTGAGACGCCAGACCCTGCTCGGCCGTCGAAACCCGACTCGGCCGCCGCCGTCCAACTCCTGTCGCTGTTGCAGCGGGACGGCCGTCTGGTCGATTTTCTGCGGGAAGACATACAGTCCTATGACGACGCCCAGATTGGCGCGGCTGTCCGTACCATTCACCAGGCGTGTCGCCAGGTCCTGACCGAGCACCTTCAGCTGGAGCCTGTGCTCAGCGGACGGGAAGGGGAAGAGGTCACCGTTCCGGAAGGCTTTGACCCCTCAGCCATTCGTCTGACCGGCAACCTCAGCGGTCAACCCCCGTTCCGCGGAGCGTTGCGACATGCCGGCTGGCGGGCCAGCCGGGTCACGCTGCCGGACCAGCCGGCAGGACACGACCCGCGCATTGTTGCCCCAGCCGAAGTCGAGATTGCCTAACCCCTTCCTGTGTATGACCTGCTCCCGCTACATCGTCGGCATTGATCTCGGCACCACCAACTGCGTCGTCGCCTACGTTGATACCCAAGGGGCGGATACCCAAAAGGTGGAGACCCAAGGAGCGGAGACCGAACCGCCCGCCATTCGGCTGTTCCAAATCCCTCAGCTGGTGACGCCCGGCAACGTGGAAGAGCGCGACCTGCTGCCGTCTTTTTTGTATCTGCCCAGCCCGCAGGAACTCCCCCAGGGGAGTCTGGTTTTGCCCTGGACGGATGAGCTGTCTTTTGCGGTCGGCACCTTTGCGCGAACCCGAGGCGTGGAAGTTCCCGGGCGGCTGATCTCGTCGGCAAAGTCGTGGCTGTCGCATGCCGGTGTTGATCGGACCGCCCCGATCCTGCCGTGGGGAGGCGAGACGAACAATACGGCGCTGCAAAAAATGTCCCCGCTGGCCGTCTCGGCCCAGTATTTGCGGCATATTCGCCTGGCCTGGAATGCGGCCATGGCCCAGGACAGTCCCCAGCACAGCTTGGAAAGCCAGGAGGTCTTTCTCACCGTTCCGGCCTCTTTTGATGCGGCGGCCCGCGAGCTGACCGTCCAGGCTGCCGAACAGGCCGGCCTGCCGTCGGTGACCTTGCTCGAAGAACCCCAAGCCGCGTGTTACGCCTGGATTGAGGCGACCGGGGACAGGTGGCGCACGCAGGTCCGGGTTGGAGACGTCATCCTGGTGTGCGATGTGGGTGGAGGCACGACCGATTTCAGCCTGATCGCGGTGTCGGAAGAGGCCGGCGAGCTGGTACTCAACCGTATCGCGGTCGGCGACCACATCCTCCTCGGCGGCGATAATATGGATCTCAGCCTGGCCTATGGCGTCCAGCAGCGCCTGGCCGCCGAGGGCACCAAGCTCGACGCCTGGCAGTTCCGTGGGCTGAGTCAGAGCTGCCGAGCGGCAAAAGAGCATCTGCTCCAGGCCGAGCATGTCGAGAGTCAGGCTGTCACCATTCTCGGCCGCGGCAGCGGGGTGATCGGCGGCAGCATCCGCACAGACGTGAGCTACGAGGAGGTCGAAGCCGGTCTGGTCGATGGGTTCTTCCCCCGCAACAGTATTGCCGAGCGACCCAAGACGAGCCGTCGGGTCGGGTTTCAGGAGATGGGGCTGCCCTACGCCGCCGACCCGGCTATCACCCGCCATCTGGCAAAATTCCTGAGCCAGCACCGCTCCCCAGACAGCCCGCATAGCTTTGTCCATCCGACAGCGCTGCTGTTTAACGGCGGGGTCATGAAGGCTGATGCGCTGCGCCAGCGTCTGACCCAGGTCCTCGACGGGTGGCTCGGGCAGGAGGGCGGAGACGCCGTTCGAGTCTTGGCCGAGACCGCGCTTGACTACGCGGTAGCCCGAGGGGCGGCGTATTATGGACTGGCTCGGCGTGGAACCGGGGTCAGGATTCGGAGCGGCACGGCACGGGCGTATTATATCGGCATTGAAACCGCAATGCCGGCGGTCCCGGGCGTGCCGGCACCGCTCAAGGCGCTGTGCGTGGTCCCGTTCGGTCTGGAAGAAGGCAGCCAGAGCGATATTCCTGGTCAGGAGTTCGGTTTAGTGGTTGGCGAGCCGGCGCAGTTTCGTTTTCTCGGTTCAAGCACACGGCGCGCCGACCAGCTCGGGGATCTCATCGAAGAACCCGGCGATGATATTGAAGAACTCACGCCGCTGGAGACCAGCCTGACCTGGACCGGCCAGGAGGGCGTCATGGTCCCCGTGCGCCTGCATACCCGGGTGACAGAGGTCGGCACGCTCGAGCTGTGGGCGGTGTCGCGGGATGAAACCCAGCGCTGGAAGCTGGAGTTTAATGTGCGGATGGAGGGGGAGGAGTAAGGCTGCGTCCGGCACTGCACGCTTGCACTCGGCACGCTCTGCGAACCCCTTGCGATGGCCTTCTCCCGCTACATCGTCGGTATCGATCTCGGGACAACAAATTGTGCGGTAGCCTATCTCGATACCGCGCCGTCCTCCTCCTCGGCCTGTGTCCAGTCCTTTCCCCTTCCCCAGCTCGTCAGCGAAGCCACAACCGCAGCCCGACCTACCCTGCCCTCATTCCTGTATGTACCGGGGGAGCATGAACTGCCGGTCGGCAGTCTCCGGTTGCCCTGGGACAACGAACGGACCTACGCCGTGGGCGAATTTGCCCGGGTTCAAGGCGCCCGTGTCCCCGGGCGTTTGCTGGCCTCCGTCAAGTCCTGGCTCAGTCATGGCGAGGTGGACCGCGAAGCGGCTATCCTGCCCTGGGACGGTGCGCCCGAGGTGCCCAAGCTCTCTCCGATTGAGGCGTCTACCCGCTATTTGCTGCATATTCGAGAAGCCTGGAACCACGAGATGGGACCGGACCGGGCTTTGGACGCCCAGCAGGTGATTCTGACTGTCCCGGCTTCCTTTGACGAGGTCGCTCGGGAGCTGACCGTCCGGGCTGCTGAGCAGGCAGGATTACGCCAGGTCACCCTGCTGGAAGAGCCGCAGGCCGCCTTTTACGCCTGGTTGTCGGCCCATGCCGAGACGTGGCAGGCGCAGCTGCGGGTCGGGAGCCGCATCCTGGTGTGCGACATCGGGGGTGGCACGACTGACCTGAGTCTGATGGCCGTGACGGCCGGGCCCCGCCAGCTTGAGTTGCGGCGCGTCGCCGTTGGCGAGCATCTGCTGCTGGGCGGCGATAATATGGACATCGCGCTGGCCCGTCTGGTCGAGCAGCGTGTGACCAAGGGCGGACGCTTGGACGCCCAGCGTTGGCACACGCTGTGTCATCTGTGTCGCATGGCCAAAGAAGATCTGTTTGCGGATGCCAATCGAGACCGTATCAGCCTCAGCCTGACCGGCCGTGGCAGCGCGGTTGTCGGGGGCACGCTGACAGACCAGCTGACCCGCGATGAGGTCGAGAGCGTGGTCCTGAATGGCTTTTTCCCCCGCCTCGACAAAGACTGTGAGCCCCGACGCGACGCGCGTGCCGGCCTGCAAGAGTTTGGCCTGCCGTATGCCAGCGAGCCGGAGATCCCCCGTCATCTGGCGCTCTTTTTACGCCGGCACGCCCCGGCTGATGCGGCTGAGACCATCGCCCGGGCCGATGCCGTCCTGTTCAACGGGGGCGCCCTGGCGCCCCTGGCCATTCGCCAACGTCTGCTCGATATCCTGTCCGACTGGTGCTCGCCCGCCGCCGCACCGGCCTGGCGACCCACTGTGTTGCGCAATACCAGCCTTGACTTGGCGGTTGCCCAGGGAGCGGCCTACTACGGCCTGGTCCGACGCGGCCACGGTATTCGTATCGGCGGGGGGAGTGCCCGCGCCTATTATATCGGGATTGGCGGACGAGCTGCCGCTCCCGGCCACGACGCTGAGGAAACGGTTTCGCTGCTGTGCCTCGCCCGGCGCGGTATGGAAGAAGGGGAAGAGGTCCACCTGAGCGCGCCCGAATTTGCAGTCATCACCAATCAGCCGGTGAGTTTTCCTTTATACGCGTCGAGTGTGCGCCAGGCAGACCAGCCCGGAGCCGTGCTGAGTCTGCCGACCCAAGAGGTGTCGGCCTTACCGGCCATTCGGACAGTCCTCCGTTTTGGCAAGAAGTCGCGCAGTGTCAAAATCCCGGTGGTGGTCTCGGCCCGCTTCACCGAGGTCGGGACGCTTGAGCTGTGGTGCGAGGCGCGCCAGACCGGGCATCGCTGGCGTCTGCAATTTCAGCTGCGGGACGAGGGGAGTCCGCCTGGGGTGTCCGTCCCGCCGCAGACCGGTGTCAGGCAAGAGCACCTTGTCGATGAGGAGCGTGTGGCCGAAGCGCGGCAGCTCATTCAGGCCGTGTTCACCCGCTCAGACGCTCCCCACAGCCTGACCCGCCGGCTCGAACAGGTACTCGGTACGGTCAAAGAGAGCTGGCCGCTGGGCACGATCCGCGCACTGTGGGAAATCGTCTTGGCGGCACAGGACGGCCGCCGCCGCAGCCCGGAGCACGAAGCCCGCTGGCTGAACCTGAGCGGGTTTTTGCTCCGTCCCGGATTTGGCCAGGCTGCGGATGAATGGCGCGTCCAGCAGCTGTGGGCACTCTACCCCCAGGGACCGGTGCACAAAAACGCCGTCCAGTGCCGGGTCGAGTGGTGGACGGTCTGGAAACGGATTACGGGAGGACTCAGTCGCCAGCAGCAGACCGTCGTGTATAACGACATTGCGCCCTGGGTCTTGCCCGCCATGAAAAACAAGATCAAATCCGGCCGTTCCAAGGTCGGAGCCCAGGAACGACGTGAAATGTGGCAAGTCCTCGGCAGTTGCGAACGGCTCCAGGCCGAAGCCAAGGCCAAGCTGGGCGAAGAGCTGGTACGCTTCGTGGCAAAAGGCAAAGCCTCAAACCAGGAGACCTGGGCCTTGTCGCGTCTCGGCGCCCGCTCCCTCATCTACGGCCCGGTCAACTGTGTGGCTCGGCGCGAAGTGGCGACAGCGTGGGTCGAAAAGCTATTACGTGGAAAAGCGCGCAACAGCGCGGCCGTTGCTTTTGCCCTGGGGCAGATCGCCCGGTGTACTGGAGACCGGACACGCGACCTCGACGAATCCCTCCGCCAAGAAATTGCGGCTCATTTTTCGACGCTTCAGACCGGACAGCGCCTCGCCCGACAAGTCTTGGAGATCGTCCCCCTCGAAGCCCAGGAACAGGCTCGCATCCTCGATGAGTCTCTGCCGGTGGGCCTACACATACGAAGCGGAGAGGCGTGACGGCCGACAGGGACGAGGCTGTCAGACCTTGCTGCCCACGGCGTCACGAATAGTGCTCAGGCCCTGCCTGTCAAGAATCCGGCTCAGACCCTGGGCAATCCGCCGGGGCAGAAACGGCCCTTCATAGATCAGGCCCGTATACACCTGAACGAGTGACGCTCCGGCACACATCCGTTCATACGCATCCGCGGCCGAGAAGATGCCGCCGACGCCGATGAGGGGCAGCTTGCCTTCGACAGTCTGAAACAGGCTGCGCAGGACTGCGGTCGCCCGCTCGGCCAGCGGCCGCCCGCTCAGCCCGCCGGCCTCATTGACCGGGCTGCGTAAGCCCGGCCGCTCAGTCGTGGTATTGGTGGCAATCAGACCGGCAACGCCAACGTCAAGCGCCAGCCTGGCAATCTCCTGAATTTCGGCTTGGCTCAGATCGGGCGCAATTTTGACCACAATCGGTTTGGGGCGTGCCTGCGTCTGTTGGGCGAGTTGGGCGGCCTGCGTGATAAGGGCTTCGAGCAACTTGGCCAAGCGATCGACCTCCTGGAGCTTGCGCAGTTCGGGGGTGTTGGGCGAACTCACATTCACGACAAGATAATCCGCAAACGGGAGGAGGAGGGCGCTGCTCTCCAGGTAGTCATCGACCGCGTCTTCGAGCGGCGTCGTCCGAGACTTGCCAATATTGATACCGAGGGGAATGGGACACCGTCGGCCCGTCAGCAGCCGGCCCAGCCGCCGGGCGGCGGCGGCCGCCCCGTCATTATTAAAGCCCAGACGGTTGACACACGCCCGGTCCTCTTCCAGGCGAAAAATCCGTGGCTTGGGGTTGCCCGGCTGGGCGTGGGCGGTCAGCGTTCCCAGCTCGGCAAAGCCGAAGCCTAGGGCTGACCAGGCCAGCGGCACCTCGGCGTTTTTGTCATACCCGGCGGCCAGACCGACCGGATTGGGGAAACGGATACCCCACACCTCCTGGCTGAGCCGGGGGTCGCTGGGCGGGCTTGGTTGGAGCGGCGCGGCCTGAACCAAGTGCAGGGCCTGGAGCGCCAGACGATGGGCGTGCTCGGGGTCGAGCGAGAAGAAAAACGGACGCAGGAGGGGGTAGAGCTTGGCGGGAGGGGGAACCGTCGGACACCGGGCCGAGAGGCTGTCCCGGCCCGGTAGAGATGCAGAAGGCGGGTCGGACGGTCCCGCTAGCCCAGCCCGTACAGACTCGCGCAGTTGGTCGAGATCATCTTCTCGACCTCGTCTTCGGGCACGCCGGCAAAATCGCGCTGAATCACTTCCTGCGACTTCGGCCAGGTCGAATCGGAGTGCGGAAAATCCGAGGCCCACATCAGGTTTTCGACCCCCACAAACTCGCGGGTCAGCACCCCGATCCGGTCGTCCTGAAAGGTGGCGTGCGCCTGGCGCTTGAAGTAGAAGCTGGGCGGCTGGGGAATGACCGCGCCCTTCTCCAGATACTGATACTTCTCGTAGGCATGATCCATGCGTTGCAGATAATGGCCGATCCAGCCGATATCGTTTTCGGCCGAGATGATCTTCAGGCTGGGAAAGCGCTCCAGCACCCCGCCAAAGATCATATCGCTCAAGGACCGTTCCAGGGCGTGGGGCAGGCAGGGATAGCTCTTCATCACGCTGTCCCCGATGCCGCTGCCCTTGCGACCGGTCAGAATATGCAGGGCCAGCGGCAGGCTCGCG
This region of Desulfurellaceae bacterium genomic DNA includes:
- a CDS encoding Hsp70 family protein gives rise to the protein MAFSRYIVGIDLGTTNCAVAYLDTAPSSSSACVQSFPLPQLVSEATTAARPTLPSFLYVPGEHELPVGSLRLPWDNERTYAVGEFARVQGARVPGRLLASVKSWLSHGEVDREAAILPWDGAPEVPKLSPIEASTRYLLHIREAWNHEMGPDRALDAQQVILTVPASFDEVARELTVRAAEQAGLRQVTLLEEPQAAFYAWLSAHAETWQAQLRVGSRILVCDIGGGTTDLSLMAVTAGPRQLELRRVAVGEHLLLGGDNMDIALARLVEQRVTKGGRLDAQRWHTLCHLCRMAKEDLFADANRDRISLSLTGRGSAVVGGTLTDQLTRDEVESVVLNGFFPRLDKDCEPRRDARAGLQEFGLPYASEPEIPRHLALFLRRHAPADAAETIARADAVLFNGGALAPLAIRQRLLDILSDWCSPAAAPAWRPTVLRNTSLDLAVAQGAAYYGLVRRGHGIRIGGGSARAYYIGIGGRAAAPGHDAEETVSLLCLARRGMEEGEEVHLSAPEFAVITNQPVSFPLYASSVRQADQPGAVLSLPTQEVSALPAIRTVLRFGKKSRSVKIPVVVSARFTEVGTLELWCEARQTGHRWRLQFQLRDEGSPPGVSVPPQTGVRQEHLVDEERVAEARQLIQAVFTRSDAPHSLTRRLEQVLGTVKESWPLGTIRALWEIVLAAQDGRRRSPEHEARWLNLSGFLLRPGFGQAADEWRVQQLWALYPQGPVHKNAVQCRVEWWTVWKRITGGLSRQQQTVVYNDIAPWVLPAMKNKIKSGRSKVGAQERREMWQVLGSCERLQAEAKAKLGEELVRFVAKGKASNQETWALSRLGARSLIYGPVNCVARREVATAWVEKLLRGKARNSAAVAFALGQIARCTGDRTRDLDESLRQEIAAHFSTLQTGQRLARQVLEIVPLEAQEQARILDESLPVGLHIRSGEA
- a CDS encoding Hsp70 family protein, producing the protein MPNPFLCMTCSRYIVGIDLGTTNCVVAYVDTQGADTQKVETQGAETEPPAIRLFQIPQLVTPGNVEERDLLPSFLYLPSPQELPQGSLVLPWTDELSFAVGTFARTRGVEVPGRLISSAKSWLSHAGVDRTAPILPWGGETNNTALQKMSPLAVSAQYLRHIRLAWNAAMAQDSPQHSLESQEVFLTVPASFDAAARELTVQAAEQAGLPSVTLLEEPQAACYAWIEATGDRWRTQVRVGDVILVCDVGGGTTDFSLIAVSEEAGELVLNRIAVGDHILLGGDNMDLSLAYGVQQRLAAEGTKLDAWQFRGLSQSCRAAKEHLLQAEHVESQAVTILGRGSGVIGGSIRTDVSYEEVEAGLVDGFFPRNSIAERPKTSRRVGFQEMGLPYAADPAITRHLAKFLSQHRSPDSPHSFVHPTALLFNGGVMKADALRQRLTQVLDGWLGQEGGDAVRVLAETALDYAVARGAAYYGLARRGTGVRIRSGTARAYYIGIETAMPAVPGVPAPLKALCVVPFGLEEGSQSDIPGQEFGLVVGEPAQFRFLGSSTRRADQLGDLIEEPGDDIEELTPLETSLTWTGQEGVMVPVRLHTRVTEVGTLELWAVSRDETQRWKLEFNVRMEGEE
- a CDS encoding DUF2760 domain-containing protein translates to MADTPTRRALVLIGLLLAGLAAGNYVLLPAGAAVVYFVGAPLVVALLLLLILPRLLTAEREPPAPSAVPAETPDPARPSKPDSAAAVQLLSLLQRDGRLVDFLREDIQSYDDAQIGAAVRTIHQACRQVLTEHLQLEPVLSGREGEEVTVPEGFDPSAIRLTGNLSGQPPFRGALRHAGWRASRVTLPDQPAGHDPRIVAPAEVEIA
- a CDS encoding enoyl-CoA hydratase/isomerase family protein; the encoded protein is MDYSRYHHLSAERKDKILTLAFNRPDSLNAINAELHTELSHIFADIAHDQETEVVILTGKGRAFCAGGDIKWFQDMTGPQLDALFTEARKIIIDMLEVEQPIIAAINGPATGLGATLALFCDVIYAAENARIGDPHVRVGVVAGDGGAIIWPWLVGAARAKEFLMTGDLVSAEEAERIGLVNHVVPKEELLDRATAFATRLANGPSKAIRWTKVSVNKILRDTANLVLDTSLALEKHCFHTEDHQEAIRSFVEKREPKFTGK
- a CDS encoding enoyl-ACP reductase, which produces MSQTPNPLGSLLDFSGKTALVAGVLDEHSIGWPIAKLLNDGGARVALSIQRKAVRRMLGTIPEQLNNPLILECDVSKDEQLERLFDELDREFGRLDFLIHSVAYAPLQSFQQRFLDIGRADFQLAMDVSAYSLIGLAHGAFPLMKERGGCILAMTYYAGEKVIPGYQLMSITKAALDNIIRNLAYDLAPHRIRVNGLSPGPTATKAGTSIPGFDIMQHHMQQFAPLQAEILNSDTGKAALFLCSPLAEKITGEIVHIDGGYNILGMSVQRPPVE
- a CDS encoding quinone-dependent dihydroorotate dehydrogenase — protein: MVQAAPLQPSPPSDPRLSQEVWGIRFPNPVGLAAGYDKNAEVPLAWSALGFGFAELGTLTAHAQPGNPKPRIFRLEEDRACVNRLGFNNDGAAAAARRLGRLLTGRRCPIPLGINIGKSRTTPLEDAVDDYLESSALLLPFADYLVVNVSSPNTPELRKLQEVDRLAKLLEALITQAAQLAQQTQARPKPIVVKIAPDLSQAEIQEIARLALDVGVAGLIATNTTTERPGLRSPVNEAGGLSGRPLAERATAVLRSLFQTVEGKLPLIGVGGIFSAADAYERMCAGASLVQVYTGLIYEGPFLPRRIAQGLSRILDRQGLSTIRDAVGSKV
- a CDS encoding 2-hydroxyacid dehydrogenase → MRIYFCRQGLAYIRNGLQKELPDDEVLDCAPEQVAEMAQQADVLIPTVSPIGPAAFTSPTLKLVQQYGAGLDSVDIPAATQAGVYVANVPSAGTGNAESVAELSLFFMLALARHYPRAQESIAQKKLGTPMGRTLKGRTAAIIGYGGIGREVARRLAGFEMDKILAISKRGPKDTPEENAVRVDFHGRLDDLHEVLGQADFVIVAPPLNDETRGLIGPAEFARMKPGAFIINVARGPVLDYDAFVAALKDERIAGAGLDVFWQEPFDPTDPIFSYNVIATPHFGGATDLSLGGIGKRVAENVNRVRHGQAPLNCANPSVTSF
- a CDS encoding beta-lactamase family protein, which encodes MQTVDPGTVGMDPERIEHLFGHIEKMRGESWLFGGAFLLARRGKIVAARGVGQVEPETGRPARVDDIFCQFSTTKPITATMLLMKADRGEVQLYEKVSAYIPEFGAAGKRHTTVAQVLTHTAGFPTMPLDWPMAKWADWDATIARLCAQPLEYEPGAAVHYHALTGSWILAEIARRVDGGSRSFAQMCEDELYRPLGMHDSHMGVRPDMHERRVPLQALDEGGAPFPLAFLEAFNRPEIQSAAIPGGGSYSSVGDMARFYQMWLNRGAFDGVRLLSPAMVELATTIHTGDLEDRLLEPIRVARQWPKAPANRGLGFWLRGSGIFPTYFGSLASPRTFGHAGASSIMAWADPARELIFVGMTSGLIEEPRSITRWHVLSDLAQACVVE